From a single Tachypleus tridentatus isolate NWPU-2018 chromosome 6, ASM421037v1, whole genome shotgun sequence genomic region:
- the LOC143252534 gene encoding uncharacterized protein LOC143252534 — translation MPPPPPPPAPPPPTSFEASLPLNKNSRVDRSALLSDIRLGTKLKKTVTKDRSAPQISASKRTNEGSTEKVNCPVGIGGLFAQGMPRLRPTGNRPTGPQVPRDKSTFNTRVQSTTPNFHSQQTGMSHSQPPSPVMPSRQTMVTCTPDSIANDIVQPSHYAFGLTHKFPSPNDLSSSQAPPSTSWKHGLRNNSCNQSVVPNCAASSLPMKHSRVSTGLHQSTRREAPRRPPPSVRPPPPPPKSLRGPPPPPSKPPSLMRRQSFGAQEVRNGISSHYHNVSQQGIKNLKNQAPPPPPSRNQSVPNNLNQIHFQSDSKRASGKLRTAPPPPSTASKVVPSANRPAPPPPPVRTPSVAPPLPQTVPCYIKAPPPDVLPPPPPARNSSVITDNFESRFTNKFHDISNLIPPSPFQNTPKTYPSKNFQNNRRRHQPPTPPPSSKNLSGPQPKLQVHLTRPFANRISEC, via the exons ATGCCGCCACCACCGCCGCCTCCAGCTCCACCACCACCCACTTCATTTGAAGCCTCCCTTCCATTGAACAAAAACTCTAGAGTTGATCGTAGTGCATTACTATCTGATATAAGGCTTGGaacaaaactaaagaaaacagTGACAAAGGATCGCAGTGCTCCACAGATCAGTG CATCTAAAAGAACAAATGAAGGGTCAACTGAAAAAGTTAACTGTCCAGTTGGTATTGGAGGGCTCTTTGCCCAGGGCATGCCAAGGTTACGTCCTACTGGAAACCGACCAACTGGTCCTCAAG ttCCTAGAGACAAATCAACCTTCAACACTAGAGTTCAAAGTACAACACCAAATTTTCATTCCCAGCAAACTGGCATGAGTCATTCCCAGCCTCCTAGCCCAGTCATGCCATCTCGACAAACCATGGTTACATGTACTCCTGATTCAATAGCTAATGACATTGTTCAACCAAGTCATTATGCATTTGGCTTAACTCATAAGTTTCCCTCTCCTAATGATCTATCCTCATCTCAAGCCCCACCTTCTACAAGTTGGAAACACGGTTTGAGGAATAATAGCTGTAATCAATCAGTTGTACCAAATTGTGCAGCTTCTTCACTTCCAATGAAACATTCCAGAGTATCTACTGGTTTACATCAAAGTACTAGGAGAGAAGCACCACGTAGACCTCCACCGTCTGTACGACCTCCTCCACCACCACCTAAAAGTCTGAGAGGTCCACCACCTCCACCAAGCAAACCTCCTAGTTTGATGAGACGGCAAAGTTTTGGAGCTCAAGAGGTTAGAAATGGGATTTCTTCACATTAtcataatgtatctcaacaaggGATTAAAAACCTGAAGAATCAAGCTCCACCACCACCTCCTTCTAGAAATCAGAGTGTTCCAAATAATCTGAACCAAATTCACTTTCAATCTGATTCCAAAAGAGCATCTGGTAAACTAAGGACTGCTCCCCCACCACCATCTACGGCATCAAAGGTAGTACCTTCTGCTAACCGTCCTGCACCACCACCTCCACCAGTAAGGACCCCATCTGTTGCACCACCCCTTCCACAAACTGTCCCCTGTTATATAAAAGCTCCACCACCTGATGTGCTACCTCCACCACCTCCTGCGCGTAACAGCAGTGTTATCACAG ACAATTTTGAGTCAAGATTTACTAACAAGTTCCATGATATTTCCAATTTGATACCTCCTAGCCCctttcaaaacacaccaaaaacttACCCCAGCAAAA ACTTTCAAAACAATAGAAGAAGACACCAGCCACCAACACCACCACCTTCTTCTAAAAACTTATCAGGCCCTCAACCTAAGCTACAAGTCCACCTTACCAGAC